Within Deltaproteobacteria bacterium, the genomic segment AGACGACGCCGGCGCGGAAGTAGGCGAACGGGACGGTGTACTCCCCGGCGCACCGGAAGCAGGTGATCGGAATCTCCCACTCCGCCGGCGCCGGAATGGCGAGCCCGGGCGCCTCGGGCGGCACGGCCACCGGCGCCGGCGGCGCCACGGACGCCGGCGCCGCCGGCTTGGGCGCGGGCGGCGGAGCGGGCGTGGCTGCCGCTGCGGGCGGCGCTCCCGCTGCGGGAGCGGCAGCGCCTTCCTTCTTGAAGCGCGACGGGGCGTCGTCGGCGATGGTCAGCTCGGGGTGCAGCACCCGGGCGCGCTCCAGCAGCACCTCGTGGGTTTCTGGGATGTTCGGGTCCGGCACGCAGCAGTCGACCGGGCAGACCGCCGCGCAGGCCTCGTGGTCGTGGAAGCCGACGCACTCCGTGCACTTCTCGGGCACGATGTAGAAGATGTCGTTCGACACTGGCGGGTGCATCGAGCCGTCGGGTGCCTGCCACTCGACGGCGCCTTGGTAGATGGCGGTGTTCGGGCACTCGGGCTCGCAGGCGCCGCAGTTGATGCACTCGCTCGTGATCACCGTCGCCATCGCCGGAGCAATACCCTGGCCGCCCCGCCCGTTCAAACGGGTCTGGTCCCTCGGCCGAGCCGATGATAGGAGCTGCGAAATGACCAAGACCTTGCTCGTCCTGATCCCCCTCTGCTTGCTGGCGGCGCGCGCGGTCCGCGCCGAGGAGCACCCGGACATGCAAGCTGCCCAGCAAGCGCTCGAGACCGCGCGCCAGCACCTGAAGGCCGCGGGTCCCGAGTACGCCGGGCACCGCGCGAAGGCGCTCGAGCGGGTGAACCAGGCGCTCGAGCAGATCCGCCTCGGCCTCGCCTCGGCCGGTGGGGCCGAGAAGCGGGTGGAGCGGCGCGAGCGCGGGCTCGAGCGCCGCGAGCAGCGCCTCGAGAAGCGCATCGAGGGCACGAAGCAGCGCGAGCAGAATATGGAGCAGCGTTAGCTACGCTAAGCTAGAGGGCGCCCCTTCTTCTCGAAACCCCTTCCGCCAGCCGGGCGCCGACCGGAGCACGATGTTACCGTTGACCGTCGAAGAGCGGATCGCATGGCCAGGACCAGCGCGAAGGATTCCCACAGAAACGCGGAAGGTCGCGTCGGGGCGTACCTGAGACGCTACGGCGTCCCTTTGAGGCCCGTGAGCGTCGTCATCGACACCGATCTGGCGGAAGACACCCTCGCGACCCACCGCCTACCGGCCACGGTGGTGGTGCGCCAGGCCTCGGCACCCGAGTCAGTGGTGGCTCACGAACTGGTGCACATCGCGCAGGGCACGCTCCAGTCGTTCCGCGGCTTCCATCTGCTGTATACCCTCCTGGCAGAGGGGCTCGCGGATTGGGTGGCCAAGCGCCTCTATGCCGAGCACGAGGTTAGATACCCCCTGGGGTACCGCCTGGTCGATCTGCTCGCGCGCGTCGATGAGGCGTCGATCGGGGATCTTCTGCGCCTCAACGATCTGCCGCTCGCGGCGGAGGACGTAGACGCAATTCTCGAGAATCCAGGGTTGCCTCCTTATACGCGCACACTGTTGGGCTCCATGGTGAATCGGATCCGCGACGCCGCGCGGGAGGCATCCACGGCAGGGATCACCGATCCGACCTTCGTCACTCTGGGAGAGGAAGTGAGGGCTTGGAAGTTCCTGCGCGGTCCGGCTTTCGACGAAGTGAGCGGAGCGATCGACCGGGTGCTCACTGAATTCTTCCCGCCGGCGAGCGCCTGATCGGCGCGGTAGCAACGCATCGAACCGCCGCTGCGCCGCCTGGCGACACCTATATCTAAGCGAGAAAGCCGAGCACCGCGTCGGCGAACTCCGCCGGCCGCTCGATCGCCGGCAGGTGCCCGCAGCGCTCGATCACGTGGAGCCGCGCGCCGGGAATGCGCTCGCGGTAGCGCTCGCCGTACACGAGCGGTACGAGGCCGTCCTGTCGCCCCCAGAGGACGAGCGTCGGGGCCGTCACGCGCCGGAGTCGCCCCTCGAGCTTCGGATCGTGCAGGTAGGGGTTCCACCCCACCTTCGCCGCCGCCTCGAGCGCCCGCAGCTGCGTGTAGGCGAAGTCCTCGGGCACGTCGGCGATCGACGTCATTGCGCGCAGCATCTGCGCCAGGGGATGCTCCTCGTCGTGGAAGATCATCTGGGCAACCTCGGGCGGCGTGGAGCCGAAGAGCTCGCCGATCGGCGCCTCGTCGATCCAGAGACCGACCGCGTCGGCCAGCACGAGACGCGCGATACGCTCGGGATAGAGGGCCGCGAGCTCCGCCGCGATCCAGCCGCCGAACGAGGCGCCGACCACCGGCACGGCGCCGAGGCCGAGGGCGCCGAGCAGGTCGACGTAGTGCAGGACCAGGTCGAAGATGCCGTCGACCTGGTCGACGCCCGTCGACTCGGCGAAGCCGGGGTGCGCCGGCAGGTGGACCGTGAACCGCCGGGCGAGCCGATCGTGCGCCTCGAGCCAGTCGACGTCGGCGCCCACGCTGTGCAGGTAGAGGAGCGGCGGCCCGGCGCCCCCGACCAGGAGACGCACGTCCTTGCCCGCCACCCGTACCGTGCGGCGCTCGGGCATCGTCCTCTCCTTCAGGCGACCGGCGCGATCGCCGCGGCGCTCGACTCGGCGCTCATCCCCGTCTCGTCGCGGAGATGGGGCAGCACCTCGGAGGCGAACAGCTCCATGTTCCGGCGCGTCAGGTCCGCCGGCAGCGTCCCGAGCTGGAGGAGGCTCAAGACGTTGCCGACCCCGAGCCACCCGATCAGCTCGGCCATCCGCTCGCGCACGGTGGCCGGGCTGCCGACGATGGCGTACGCACCCTCGACGACCTGCTCCCACGTGCCGACGTTGAGCAGGAACTCGCCGAAGGCGCCCAGCATCTTCAAGGCCGAACGGGGCGAGGTATAGCCGGGCGGGCTGATGTTGATGCCGGGGAGCAGCCGCTTCGCGAAGTACCAGAGGTGCGGCTCGAACTCGGCGCGCGCCTGCGCGTCGGTCTCCGCCACGTAGACCGGCACGAGCCAGCCCATCTGCTCGGGCGAAGCGGTGTATCCCTCCTTCTCACAGGCCTCCCTGAAGTAGTCGAAGTTCTTCTTGAAGACCCGCTTGTGGAAGTACGGGATACCCATGTAGGCCCACCGCCGCCTGGCGACGAAGTCCATCGTCTCGTAGCTCCCAGCGCCCGGGATCCAGATCGGCGGATGCGGCTGCTGCACCGGAGTCGGCCACGGGTTCACGTAGCGGAGCTTGTAGTGCTTCCCCATGTGGACGAAGGGCCCCGGCTCGGTCCAGCAGCGCAGGATCAGGTCGAGCGCCTCGCCGAAGCGCTCGCGGGCCTCGGCCGGGTTGAGGCCGTTCGAGTAGTACTCGGGTCCGCCCCCGACCACCATGCCGGCGATCAATCGACCCCCCGAGATGCAATCGATCATCGCATACTCCTCCGCGACGCGGATGGGCGGGTTGTAGAGGGGCAGCGCGTTGCCGACGACCGCGATCCGCATGCGCACCGTCTGGCGCGCGAGGATCGCCGCGATCAGGTTCGGCGACGGCATGTTTCCGTAGGCATTGGCGTGGTGCTCGTTGACGCAGACGCCGTCGAAGCCGAGCGCCTCGGCGCGGATGAGCTCGTCGAGGTAGCGGTTGTACAGGCCGTGGCCCCGGCGGCCGTCGTAGAAGCTGTTGGGGCACCTCACCCAGGCGGGACCCACGTACGTCTCCGGCAGGTAGGGCCAGGGCATCAGGTGGAACATGAAGAACTTCATGGCGCGAGAACTACGGGCTGCCGCTCCGCGCTGTCAAGGCGGGCCGTCGGAGCTTCCGACACTTCCGGTCTCCGGTGTCGTCCTACGCACGTCGGGGGCCCGCCAGAACGCCGCCGGGGAGCCATCCGCGTCGGCACGGCGCATGCAACGCACACCGACGTATGAGCAGCCCCACCCTTTCTGCCCTGGTCCCGGGCGACCAGGTCACCGACGCGCTCGGAGAGCTCGTCTTGGACGTCCCTCACCGGCGGGCATGGACGCGTCACGTCGGGGAGCTGCGGCTGATGGCGGCCGTCCTCGAGGACGCCCTCAACGTGCTGCGCAAGTGCCCCCGGAGCCGGGCGGGCCGCGAGGCACGCGGGTGGGTCAACTCGCGAGATACCTCCTGGCCGTTCGCCTTCGAGCGCATCTGCGAGGCCTTCGAGATCGATGCCGAGCACGTGCGCCGGCAGCTCGACCCCAAGAAGCCCGTGCGCATGCCGGTGCTGCCGCCCGAGCTGACAGAGCTCTCGGAGACGGGCAGCTGACCCCACCCCGCCCGCGCGCCGGAGCAGCGATCCCCGCCTGAAGAGACGGGCCGCTGCCCGGCGCGCGGTTGCCGACGGCGACGCTACCGCACCGGGAAGATCTTCCCGAACTGCATCATGAAGGCGAGGTCGCCCGACACCTGATACTCGCCGTTCATGAACGCGTCGCGACCGCTCTTCTCGCCGCGCGCAATCGCGAGCCAGAGGTCCGAGTCCATCGTCAGGGTGACCGTCGGCTCGATCGTCCGCCCCGGGAACACACGGCACGCGTTGTCCTTGATGACGAGCGTCCACTGCCCCGGCTCGCGGCCCGAGAGGTCGAAGAGGACGACGGCCTCGACGCCTGCGACCGCCGCCGGATCGAACACCTGCGGGAGCCCCTCGACGGCCGCCGACGCCGTCGTCGGCTGGAAGGTGCTGACCATGCACGACCTCCTGGGCGCGCGAGCGTAGCCGCTCATCCCGGGCCTCGCAAGCCAGCTCCGCGTTCGTGACCTTGCGCACGACGGAGGCGCTGGGTTATCCTCCGCGCCGTGGTCGGGTCGCGTAACGATCGCAGCATCACCGAACGTATCCTGAACGTTCTGCGGCCGTACGCCTCCAACTGGAACGGGACGCTCGGCCGCGGCGACCTGGTGATTCCGCAGCGCGAGATCCCGCGCGTCATCCACGAGCTCCTGGACGCCCTTCATGACGACGTGGCGGCGCGCAAGGAAGCCGGCGACCGCGAGCTGTTCGACGTCCTCAAGACCGGCCGACGCAGCGAGTCCATCCAGGACCAGGCCAATCTCCTCCGCCGGCATTTCCTGATCCTGCTCCGCTAGCTTGGCCGACGCCGAGACCTACCGGCCCTCCAAGATCCTCGGGCTGATGGCGCGGTCGCTGATGCTCCCGACCGCGGCGCCGGCGGGCCCGGGCGTGGCCGCCGAGCCGGCCGGCGGCATCAGCGTCACGTACGTCGGGCACGCAACCGTGCTCGTCCGCCTGGACGGCGCGACGTTGCTCACCGACCCCGTCTACTCCTCGCGGCTCGTCCTCCCGAAGCGGCTGGTCGCGCCCGGCGTCGCGCTCGAGGCGCTCCCGCCACTCGACGTCGTCCTCGTGTCGCACGGCCACATGGACCACCTCGACGTGCCCACCCATCACCGGCTCCCGAAGCGCGGGACCGTCGCCGTGGTGGCCAAGAACCTCTCCGGCCTGGTCGCGGGCGCCGGCTACGCCGAGGTGATCGAGCTCGCGTGGGGCGACTCGACCACCGTGAAGGGCGTCCGCATCACGGCGCTGCCCGTGAAGCACTGGGGCACCCGCTACCTCTGGCCCGACGAGCGCGGCTACACGGGCTTTCTCCTCGAGCACCCGGACGGCACCGTCTTCTTCCCGGGCGACACCGCGTACTTCCCGGGCTTCCGCGAGTACGGCCGCCGTTGGACGATCGACGTGGCGCTGCTCCCGATCGGCGCCTACAGCCCGCCGTCGTTCCGCCGCGTCCACATGAATCCCGAGGACGCGCTGCGGGTCCTCGTCGATCTCGACGCCCGCCACATGGTGCCGATCCACTGGGGCACGTTCGTCGTGTCGTACGAGCCGGTCGACGAGCCGATCGCGTGGCTGGCGGACCTGGCGCGCGAGCGCGGGCTCACCGATCGCGTCGCCGTGCTCCGCCACGGCGAGTCGCGACGATTCCCGGGCACGAGCCTGCGGGCAGGGACATAGGACGCCGCATGCCGTCGGATCCGCTGCGCGGCGCGGCCGCGGTCGTGGGGCTCGGGATCACGCCCCAGGGCAAGGTGTTCGACACCAACGCCATCGGCTTCGCGGTCGACGCGCTCAAGCTCGCGCTCGAGGACGCGGGACTAGGACGCGAAGACCTGGACGGGCTGCTCGTGAACCCCGGCCTCGCCTGGAGCGACCTCGGCATGGGCTCCTTCCAGCTCCAGCAGGCGATGGGGCTTCGCAACCTCCGCCTCTCGGCCACCATGAACCTGGGCGGCGCGACGGCGTGCGCCATGATCCAGCACGCCGCCCAGGCGATCGCGGCCGGGCTCGCGACGACGGTCGCCTGCGTCTTCTCCGACACGCCGCTGAAGCCCCCGGCTCCCAAGGGGGAGCGCACCTCGGGCGGGAGCGCCTACGGCTTCGCGCGCGGCTGGGAGCAGGCCTATGGCTTCTTCGGCGTGAACGCCATGTACGCGCTGGTCGCGCGCCGTCACATGCACCGCTTCGGGACCACGCAGGACCAGCTCGGCGCCGTCGCCGTCGCGCAGCGGCGCTGGGCGGGCCTCAACCCCCGCGCGCAGCTCCGCGACCAGCCGCTCACGCTCGAGGACTACCACCGCTCGCGCTGGATCGTGGAGCCGTTCCACCTCTTCGACTGCTGCCTCGTCTCCAACGGCGGTCTCGCGGTGATCGTCACCGGCGCCGAGCGCGCCCGGAACCTCCGCCGGCCGGCGGTCTACATCTGGGGGATGGGGCAGGGGCACCTCGGCGGCGATCCCTCGGACACGCTCGCCTCGGGAGCCGTCCTCGCCAGAGAGCCGGCCTTCCGCATGGCGGGCATCACGCTCCGCGACGTGGACGTCGTCGAGCTCTACGACTGCTACACGTTCACGGTCATCGTCACGCTCGAGGACTACGGCTTCTGCCCGAAGGGCGAGGGCGGGCGCTTCGTCGCCGAGCAGGTGACCGGCCCCGGCGGCCACCTCGCCGTCAACACGGGCGGCGGGCAGCTCGCGAGCTTCTACATGTGGGGAATGACGCCGGTCTCCGAGGCGGTGATCCAGCTGCGCGGCGACGGCGAGGCGCGGCAGGTGCCGCGGCACGACGTGGCCCTCGTCTCCGGGAACGGCGGCGTGCTCTCGACGCACTCGACGCTCGTCCTCTCGAGGCTGCCGGCGTGAGCGCCGTCCCGAAGCCGCTGCCCCAGATCACGCCCGAGATGGCCCCCTTCTGGGAGGCCGCCCGCCGCCACGAGCTGGTGGTGCAGCGCTGCCGGGGCTGCGGCGCGCATCGCTTTCCGGCGCGCGAGATCTGCAGCCGCTGTCTGTCGCGCGACGCCGGCTGGGAGCGCGTCTCCGGCCGCGGGTCGGTCTTCAGCTTCGCGATCATGCATCAGGTCTACCACCCGGGCTTCGCCGACCAGGTGCCCTACGCCATCGTCGTCGTCGAGCTCGAGGAAGGCGCCCGGGTGCTCTCGAACCTGGTCGACTGCCCGGCCGCCCGCATCGAGATCGGGATGCCGGTGGAGGTGGTGTTCGAGGACGTCGCCGCCGAGGTGACGCTGCCCAAGTTCCGCCCGCGCCGCCGCGACGCGTGATCGTTCAGCCCGCTGATGCCCCGACACGGCCGCACCAATCGCATGATGCTCCTCGTCTTCGGCACCGGCGCCGCCATCGGCCTCCACATCGGCCTCCTGCACTTCATCGTCTGGCGCTCGCCCTGGTGGCTCGCGATCCTCGTCGCCTCGAGCCTCGTCTTCGCCGGCGTCACCTACACCCTCTGGCGCTGGGTGTTTCCCCGCCTCGGCGCCCGCTCGCTGCCCGGCTCGGTCGCCCTCCAGGCGGCCGTGTCCTGCCTCGCCTTCGCCGGGGTCTCGCTCCTGGTCGGCGAGCTCTTCTACTCGCTCGCGGGCCGGCCGCTGTTCGGAACGGCAGGCGGCCACGAGGTCCATCTCACCATCACGCCGCGCGTGCGGCAGATGTTCGTCCTGGTGCCCGTCGTGCCGGTGCTCGTCCTGACGCTCCTCGGCTACCATCAGTACTGGTGGCGCATCCTGGCCTTGCAGAGCCGCGAGCGAGAGCTCGCCGAGCTGGCCGCGACCGCCCAGCTGGCCGCGCTGCGCGCGCAGATCAACCCGCACTTCCTCTTCAACAGCCTCAACTCGATCGCCCAGCTGATCCGCACCGACCCCGACAAGGCCGAGGCCTGCGTCGAGGGCCTGGCGGAGATGCTCCGCGCATGACCAACTACACGCTGCGCGAGCTCGAGGAGCGGCTCGACCCCGAGATGTTCTTCCGGGCGCATAAATCGACCCTCGTGAACCTGAAGCACGTGAATGAGATCCAGCCGTGGTTCGGCGACCGCTACCGGCTCGTCATGCGCGACCAGGCGCGCAGCGAGGTGGCGCTCAGCCGGGTCCAGGCCCGGGCGTTGCGGGCGCGGCTCCGATGGTAGACGACGCCGGCACGCGTCCGCGCCCGTGGCGTCTGGCGGCCAGCGTCGGGGTCTCGGCGATGGCGCACGGCGTCCTCGGCCTGCTCGTCTTCTTCGACGTGCTCGGCGCCGGGGGCGGCTTCGGCCTCGGCGTGGGGCCCGGCTTCGGGATCGGATCGGGCGGGGCCGCGGGCCTCGGCCAGGCGCGGCGGCGGGAGATCTTCTCCCTCGAGGACGTGCCGGAGCCGGTGCCACCCACCGACCCGGCGGCGGAGAAGGCCTTGAAGGAGCTCCTCGCCCCGGCCCGGCCCGAGGCGGTTGCCGTCGTGCACGAGGCGCCGGCCCACCCGACCACCCCCGTCGTGCACTTCGCGCGCCCGGCGCGGCCCCTCGGCTCCGGGGTGGACCTCGGCTCGCGCTTCGCCTCGGCGGGCGCCGGCGTCGGCGGGTTCGGGACCGGCGGGGGCGGCGGCGCCGGCTGGTCGCTCGGCTCGGCGTTCGGAAAGTACGTCGGCGGGCTCCGCAAGGTGGGCGTCGACGTCGCGATCGTGGTCGACGCGACCGGCAGCATGCAGAGCATCATCGACGACCTGAAGCGCCGCATGGACGACCTGGCCGCGACTCTCCAGCGCCTGGTGCCGACGGCGCGCGTGGGCGCGGTCGCGTACCGCGATCGCGACGAAGGCAAGGGACCAACCGGGCCCCGTGAGAGCGAGGACTTCGTGGTCAAGTGGACCGATCTCACCTTCAACGTGAAGAAGGTGCAGGCCTTCTTCAACGGCCTCGTCGCCGAGGGGGGCGGCGACTGGCCGGAGGCGGTGCGGGCCGGCCTCGAGACCGCGATGCGCCAGATGAAGTGGCGGGCCGACGCGAAGCGGGTGATCATCATCGTCGGCGGCTCCCCGCCTCACGCGGAGGACGTGCCGGCCATCCGGAAGCTGGTGAGTGAATGGCACGCCAAGGGCGGCGTCATCAGCACGATCGACGTGAGCCTCCGGCTGCACGAGGAGCACGAGCGGATGATGCACCGCTGGCTGTACGGCGAGGAGCTGAAGCAGGTCTCCCCGCTGCCCGAGTTCTACAAGGAGCTGACCGACAGCTTCGGCGAGATCGCCCACCAGGGCGGCGGCGAGCTGCTCACGCTGGGGCAGGACACCGCCCTGGTGCGCCACCTCCTCGTCCTCGCCTTCGGCCCGCAGTGGGAGAAGGACGTGGCGCGCATCGCCCGCGGCATGTAAGCGTACGGAAGGAGACGCGAAACCGGATGGAGAACGTCAACCTCGACCTCGTCCAGCTGATCCAGCAGGGAGCGATCTCGACCTACCCGCTGCTCGCCTGCTCGATCGTGGTGTTCGGGATCGTCCTCGAGCGGCTGTGGAGCCTGCGCGGCACGGTGTCGTCGACCCTCTCGCTCACCGCGCAGGTGGTGCCGGTGCTGGCGCGCGGCGACCTCAAGGGTGCGGTCGAGCTGGTCGGCCGCCACCGCCCGTGCCCCGCACGCCGGGTCTACGCCGAGCTGCTCTCCGCCTCACCCGAGGCGCCGCTCACCGAGCTCGAATGGGTGGCCGACGAGCGGCAGTTCGAGGCGGTCCAGGGCTGCGGCGCGTATCTCTGGATGCTCGGCACGATCGGCTCGGCGGCGCCCTTCATCGGGCTCTTCGGCACGGTGATGGGCATCATCCGTGCCTTCCACCACATGGCGATCGCCGGCACGGGCGGCTTCGCGGTGGTGGCGGGCGGCATCTCCGAGGCGCTCATCGCGACCGCGCTCGGCCTCGCCGTCGGCATCATCGCCGTGGTCTGCTACAACTACTTCCAGGCGCGCGTCGAGCGCATCGACGCCGCGCTCCGCATCGGCAGCGCCCGCGTGCTGGAGGCCGTCGCCTCGTCGCGGAGGACAAATGGCGTTCTTCGGTAGGGCGCACACGCGCGGTCACATCGTCGCCGAGATCAACGTCACGCCGCTGACCGACGTCTTCCTGGTGCTCCTCATCATCTTCATGATCACCACCTCGGCGATGGTGAAGCCCGCGGCCGACGTCGATCTGCCGAAGGCGGCCGCCAACGAGGAGGAGCCGAAGGGCGTGCTCGTCACGATCACGCCGTCGCGCGAGATCTACGTGAACGAGCGCCCGGTCGCGAGCGACGACGCGACCATCGCCAGCGTGCTGCGCGACACGCTCGCGCGCACGCCGGACAAGGTCGTGATCCTCGCCGGGGACAAGCAGGTGGTCCTCGGCGAGGTGGTCCGGGTGCTCGGGCTCGCCAAGGAGGCGGGCGCGACGGGGTTCGCGCTGGCATCGGAGTGACTCGCCGCAACGCTCTCGGCGGGGAGGCGTTTCTGGCCGCTGCGCTGTTCGCGCTGGTTGCGGGATCGGGACTCGCGGCCGAGGCGCCGGGGGCGCGGGCGTGGTCGGCGGCGGAGTATCAGGCGCGGCTCGATCGGCTGCAGCAGCGGACGAAGGCGTTCTATGAGCTGCTCGAGCGCGGCGAGCGGGAGCGGGCGGCGCCGCTCTGGCCGGAGATCGAGCGCGAGCTCGCGTCGCTCGGTGACGAGCTGCAGGAGCGGCTCGACCAGATGCGGCAGGACGTCATGGACCGGGACGGCGACCTCGAGGAGCTCTACCGGAGCAGCCGGTGGCGGGAGCCGGAGATCATGTCGCTGGTTGTGACCTATCATCTCGCCTGGGTCCGCTATCAGGGGGCGCAGCTCGCCGGCGATGCCGCGCGCCGCAAGGACCTCCTCCAGAAGGCGGTGCGCGGCTTCTCGCAGTTCCTCCTCGTCAACGAGGTGCCGGAGATCTATGCCGAGAGCCTCTACGGCCGCGGCCTTGCGTTCCTCGACCTCGGGGAGACGGCGAAGGCGATCGAGGACCTCGAGGCCGCCACGCAGGCCGGCGCTCCGGCGGTCGCCGCCAAGGCGCGGGGCGCGCTCGAGGAAGCGCGCCGGCGCACGGCGGGCAGGGCGGCGCCGGCCGAGAACGAGCCCGAGCAGCTGCTCGCCCGGCTGGGCGAGCTGGTGCCCCGGGCCGCCGCCGGGGAGACGAGCGTCGAGAAGGATGCCACGGCGCTCGCGCGCGGCCTCGCCGCACGCGGCGGGCCCTGGCCGGCGCGCGTCGAGAGCCTCGTCCTCGAGAAGCTCGGCGTGGACGCGCCGGCGCACATCCGCTCGAGCTGGGGCCTGCTGCTCGTCGCCGAGCTGGACGTCGACCGGGGGCGGTGCGCGGACGTCGCACCGCTGGCCGAGGCGAGCGCGGCCGTGAGCGACGCCGGACGCGTACGCCACCGCCCAGAGCTCCTCTTCCTCGACGCGGGCTGCCGCCTGAACGCCGGCCGGGCGCGCGACGCGGCCGCCGAGTTCGGGACCCTCCTCCGCGAGTCCCCCGACGCGCCCCGCGCGCGCGAGGCCGCGTACTACCGCTTCCGCGCCCTCGACGTCGCGCGCGCCGCCGACCCGGCGCTCGCCGGCGACTACGAGGAGGCGCTCGCGACGTACCTCGCCCGCTACCCGCGGGCCGACGGCGCCGTCGAGGCCCGCTGGCTGCTCGCCGAGCTGCACCGATCCCGAGGCGACTGCGCGCGCGCCGAGACGGAGTACGCGCAGGTGCCCGCCGGGCCGTTCGCGCCGCGCGCGCATCTCGGCGTCCTCGAGTGCCGGGTGGCGGCGCTCGGGGCGGGCAAGGCGCCGCCCGCACGCCGCCACGACGTCCTCGACGCCTTGCGGGCCTTCATCCGCGACACCTCCGCGCGGGGCGCCGACCAGGCGCTGGCTGCCCGCGCGGCGCTCCTCGGCGCGGCGGTCGCCGCCGGGGACACGCCGCCGGACTACACCACCGCGCTCGCGCTGCTCGACGGCTTCGAGACGCGCTACCCCGAGGCGCGAGACTTGCACTTCCGCGCGCTCGAGCTGCGGCTCGGCGCCCGCGTCGGCGCCCGTCGGCTCGACGGCCTGGAAGGCGACCTCGCGCGCTATCTCGCCGACGCGCCGGCGGGGCCCGATCGCCGCCGGACGCTCGCGCACCTCGGCCGCGAGCTCGCCGCCGAGGCCGAGCGGGCAGGACCGGACCACGGCGCTCCCGCCGTCGCGCTCGCGCGGCGGGTGTACGAGACGCTCGCGCGCGAGACGGGCGACCCGAGCGACCGCATCACCCTC encodes:
- a CDS encoding tetratricopeptide repeat protein translates to MTRRNALGGEAFLAAALFALVAGSGLAAEAPGARAWSAAEYQARLDRLQQRTKAFYELLERGERERAAPLWPEIERELASLGDELQERLDQMRQDVMDRDGDLEELYRSSRWREPEIMSLVVTYHLAWVRYQGAQLAGDAARRKDLLQKAVRGFSQFLLVNEVPEIYAESLYGRGLAFLDLGETAKAIEDLEAATQAGAPAVAAKARGALEEARRRTAGRAAPAENEPEQLLARLGELVPRAAAGETSVEKDATALARGLAARGGPWPARVESLVLEKLGVDAPAHIRSSWGLLLVAELDVDRGRCADVAPLAEASAAVSDAGRVRHRPELLFLDAGCRLNAGRARDAAAEFGTLLRESPDAPRAREAAYYRFRALDVARAADPALAGDYEEALATYLARYPRADGAVEARWLLAELHRSRGDCARAETEYAQVPAGPFAPRAHLGVLECRVAALGAGKAPPARRHDVLDALRAFIRDTSARGADQALAARAALLGAAVAAGDTPPDYTTALALLDGFETRYPEARDLHFRALELRLGARVGARRLDGLEGDLARYLADAPAGPDRRRTLAHLGRELAAEAERAGPDHGAPAVALARRVYETLARETGDPSDRITLADLTLRAGDAPGARRLYEEALKGNPTSAEALRGAARAAAGAGDRDAALGYWRRALEASPPGGTAWYEARLAEVALLAQDGRKTQACDLIRTSRGRATSAGADSLEARLRGMEPEVCR